A window of the Lactuca sativa cultivar Salinas chromosome 7, Lsat_Salinas_v11, whole genome shotgun sequence genome harbors these coding sequences:
- the LOC111897030 gene encoding E3 ubiquitin-protein ligase RFI2 has product MGLEDADLVDDGDAAGGGKAALSVSCSICLEVVTDNGDRGWAKLQCGHQFHLDCIGSAFNVKGVMQCPNCRKIEKGQWLYANGCRPYHEFSMDDWTHDEDLYDLSYSESSMWCPFGGFTRLAASFDEGEFPTTAYHDLLGQHAIFTEHAAVSSATHLCPYIAYVQPVHPSSSSSSTSSASVGDGHGHGHGHGGTYNNQWNNSQSASSEMPNSYGLPTMDVRYHTTLFPTSTNRLGGGAAADQPSMSSVMPRRPLRSNADMPRSGGSYVHPFLLGQSSGGRAPSAVGSSMIHPYPGSAARARERSQALQAYFQQPSNLPGLRTPIVSGSRRSNNPPQIGGPAGSSSDQLRGGGVYFLPTSGGGGGGSSNGRAFQEAESSMQPNPFHHGWERDPHAGWGFHQAGGGGGGGGGVFRQRHGSDRTPGQGHYRS; this is encoded by the exons ATGGGGTTGGAGGATGCAGATCTCGTAGACGATGGAGATGCTGCCGGAGGAGGAAAAGCTGCTTTGTCGGTTTCATGCTCGATTTGCCTCGAGGTTGTCACCGATAACGGAGATCGTGGCTGGGCAAAGCTCCAATGCGGCCATCAATTCCATCTGG ATTGCATTGGGTCTGCATTTAATGTGAAGGGAGTGATGCAATGCCCAAACTGTAGGAAAATTGAGAAAGGTCAATGGCTTTATGCAAATGGTTGTCGACCATATCATGAGTTCAGTATGGATGATTGGACACATGATGAAGATCTGTATGATTTAAGCTATTCTGAATCA TCAATGTGGTGCCCCTTTGGTGGATTTACTCGCCTTGCTGCCTCTTTTGA TGAAGGGGAATTTCCAACAACTGCAT ATCATGATCTTCTTGGACAACATGCGATCTTTACTGAACATGCAGCTGTATCATCTGCTACTCATCTGTGTCCATACATTGCATATGTTCAACCAGTTcacccatcatcatcatcatcatcaacatccaGTGCAAGTGTTGGTGATGGTCATGGTCATGGTCATGGCCATGGTGGGACCTACAACAACCAATGGAACAACAGCCAATCAGCATCAAGTGAGATGCCAAATTCTTATGGTCTGCCCACCATGGATGTCCGCTATCATACCACCCTCTTTCCTACTTCAACCAACCGTCTCGGTGGTGGTGCTGCTGCTGACCAACCCTCCATGTCATCTGTCATGCCAAGAAGGCCGCTCAGGAGTAATGCTGACATGCCAAGAtctggagggtcttatgtgcatcCATTTCTTCTCGGCCAAAG TTCTGGTGGTAGAGCTCCGAGTGCGGTCGGGTCATCAATGATTCATCCGTATCCGGGCAGCGCTGCCCGGGCACGTGAGCGGTCCCAGGCTCTTCAAGCCTATTTTCAGCAACCCAGCAATCTACCGGGCTTACGCACACCGATCGTCTCCGGTTCCCGGAGATCCAACAACCCGCCACAAATTGGCGGTCCAGCAGGGTCATCCTCCGACCAGCTCCGTGGCGGCGGTGTCTATTTCCTCCCGACTTccggtggcggtggcggtggttCGTCAAACGGTAGAGCCTTTCAAGAAGCGGAAAGCTCAATGCAGCCTAATCCGTTCCACCATGGGTGGGAACGGGACCCACATGCCGGATGGGGGTTTCATCAGGCGGGcggcggcggcggtggtggtggtggtgttttcCGGCAGAGGCATGGGTCAGATAGGACTCCGGGACAAGGGCATTATCGGTCGTAA